ATTCCCATGTGGAAGAAGAGTAAGGGTAATCATCGCCCCTTTATAGCCTCTGATATTGGATGCGCCGAGAGTGAGCCTGCCGTGATGGTCTTCCGTGATTTTTTTGACAATGGCAAGGCCAAGCCCCGTGCCCTTCTTGCGGAAAGTAACATAAGGTGTCGTCAGATCAACCCCGGCCTTGTCAGGGAGGCCGGGACCGTTATCAATAACATCAAGAATGATGGCATCGCCGTCTACTTTGATGCGGATCATGATTTTCAGCGCTTTGACTTTGGCCTCGCGCATGGCATCAATTGCATTCTGGATGAGGTTGGTGATGACCTGACGGATCATGCCATCGTCACATGTTATGATGACCTTCTCATTGCCACCCGTTTCCAGCTTAAATTTCACATCCTTCTCAGCAGCCTCAAACAGTTTGACCTGCCCGCCTGCCATGGCAACCAGATCATGCTCCCCCATCACCGGATCCGGCATCCGGGCAAAGGCAGAAAATTCGTTAACGAGGCGGCCTATGTCATCAACCTGTCGGATGATCGTATCAATGTATGTTGAGAAGTTCTTTTTATTCTTTGCGTCACTCGGCATGTATTTTGCGCCCAGCCGTTCTGCGGCCAGCTGGATCGGTGTCAGGGGGTTCTTGATTTCATGGGCGATGCGGCGGGCGACATCAGCCCAGGCGGCCTTACGCTGGGCATCAAGCAGATCAGAGACATTTTCAAAAGTGACCACATAACCGACAATGCGGCGCGCCTCGGTTTCGGTCGTGATCCTTGCCAGCAAGGTCTGCGTCGTATCACCGCGTCTGATTTCAATATTCCGCTCCCTCATCCGTCGCCCGCGCCCGCTGGAATCGTTCAGTAGCGGTGCGAATTCAGGCACAAGCTCATCGAGCCTGCTCCCAATGGCATTCATTTTGCTCACTGACAGCATATCGAGCGCTGCAGCATTGGGCAGCGTGATGACCCAGTTTTCGTCTATGCCGATCACCCCCGAAGACACACCGCCCAGAACCGCTTCTGTAAATTCACGCCTGTTATCCAATTGACGGTTTGCCTGAACAAGTTCTTCCCTATTCTTGTTAATCTTATCAAGCATCTCATTGAAGGATCTGCCCAACTGAGCAACTTCATCATTCTTACGGCCGCTTACCACCCGCGAAGACAAATCACCCTGACGCACATCCTCTGCAGCCCGGATAACAGAAATAAGCGGCAGGACAATTGCATTGGCAAAGTTAAGCCCGAGCCAAACCGCACTCAGGAGCAAAAG
Above is a window of Parvularculales bacterium DNA encoding:
- a CDS encoding PAS domain-containing sensor histidine kinase, with product MKTATKTSPQPVNSGLDDRISLLRVWVSERTLAYASVLIALLLGMLTFVLLSSETFLSKESELLVLLVGIDLVSIAILLVFVGRQLFRLISERRRRMAGYQLRWQLVTLFGLITVLPSLVLVVFTYFVLDVSLRGWFSDRISTAVEESVTVADAYLEEHVLSVRGQILAMANDINREASRLSGNSDQFDRFLTSQARLRNLSEAVVFDSTGRVLANSRFAYALTFSSLEEEFYERARAGDVAITRTDITNRIRAGVRLNQFVDAYLLVGRFIDPNVSGAVDRTRTAVSEYQSLDIRQLDLKVSFAILFGMVALLLLLSAVWLGLNFANAIVLPLISVIRAAEDVRQGDLSSRVVSGRKNDEVAQLGRSFNEMLDKINKNREELVQANRQLDNRREFTEAVLGGVSSGVIGIDENWVITLPNAAALDMLSVSKMNAIGSRLDELVPEFAPLLNDSSGRGRRMRERNIEIRRGDTTQTLLARITTETEARRIVGYVVTFENVSDLLDAQRKAAWADVARRIAHEIKNPLTPIQLAAERLGAKYMPSDAKNKKNFSTYIDTIIRQVDDIGRLVNEFSAFARMPDPVMGEHDLVAMAGGQVKLFEAAEKDVKFKLETGGNEKVIITCDDGMIRQVITNLIQNAIDAMREAKVKALKIMIRIKVDGDAIILDVIDNGPGLPDKAGVDLTTPYVTFRKKGTGLGLAIVKKITEDHHGRLTLGASNIRGYKGAMITLTLLPHGNPSS